In Erythrobacter sp. KY5, the DNA window ATTGCGAGGTGCTCGGCGTTGCGCTGGCGCCCGACCAGATCGCTTTCTCGAACGAGCGGGCTAAAGAGCTGGGCGTCGACGAGCACGTCAAGTTTGAGCTGATGGATTATCGCGACGTGACCGGCGAATTCGACCGTATCTCGAGCGTCGGCCTGCTCGAGCATGTCGGAACGATCCACTACCCGCAATTCTTCGAGCACACGAACCGTCTGCTCAAGAAAGACGGGGTGATGATCTCGCATTGCTGCGGTCGATCGGGCGCGCCGGGTTATACCGATGCCTGGACCCGCAAGTACATCTTCCCCGGCGGTTACATCCCTGCGCTGAGCGAGCTTGTGACCGAGAGCGAGAAGAACGGCTGGCAGGTGATGGATGTCGAAGCGATGCGCTTCCATTACAGCCACACGCTTCAGGAATGGTACGCGCGCACTGTCATGCATCAGGCAGAGATCACCGAGATGTATGACGAGGTGTTCTACCGCATGTGGCTGTTCTACCTCGCAGGCGCAGAGCAGAGCTTCCGCAACGGGACGATGGTCAACTGGCAGCTGCAATATGTGAAGGACAGGAGCGCCATCCCGATGACACGCGAATATATGGAGCGCGAAAGCGAGCGCCTGCGCGAGATCGGCGAAATCCCGAGCTGGCGCTTCGATCCTCAGCTTAAGGAAGCGGCGGAGTAGCACTCCGCCGCTCGCAATGGTCAACGGCGGGCGAGCTGCTCTTTGCTGACCATCTTGACCGGGCCGTGATCGTCGAAGTGGTCGCCGTGCATGTGGTGGAGGCGGCCTGCGTGGACGAAGTCCATATGTGAGCCGTGCTGAACCATGGCGTGTTCTTCGCCGTCATGCCCATGCGGGTGGTCGTCGCTGACCGAGGCGGAAAGTTCATGCGAGGCGGGATTGGTCGAACTGACCGCGATCTTGTGCTCATCGACATGGTCGGAGTGCTTGTGATGCAGGTGCATGTCGTGGAGGTAGTCAACATGGCCGTCATGCTCGATCGCGTCATGACCGCAATCGGCCCCGTGCGCGTGGTCTGAGTGATCGGCGTGCAGGATTTCGTGGGCGAAAGCTCCGCTGGTGGCGAAGGCAGTAAGGGCAACGGCAGCAAGAAGGTGTTTCATCGCTTGTCTCCAATCCGTGATCCCGCCTGTCCGATACACTTGTCCAAATTGCTTGTCACCCCGTATGTCGCGCCGCGCTAACACGTCAGTCCGGCGATCTGGAGGTCTCGCCAGATCGCATTGCCTCAACGGCCCGCCCTCGGTACAGCGCGCCATTCCTGCCAACCCGCGAGCCCCAGCGTCGCACATTCGAGTAATCCGACCATGTCCGAGATCAAACGCGTAGTCCTCGCCTATTCCGGCGGCCTCGACACATCCGTCATCGCCAAGTGGCTGAGCGTCGAGCGCGGGCTGGAGGTCGTCACTTTTACCGCCGACCTGGGGCAAGGCGAAGAGATCGAGCCTGCGCGCGACAAGGCCCGCGCGATGGGCATTCCGGACGAACACATCTTCATCGAAGACCTGCGCGAAGAGTTCGTTCGCGACTTCGTCTTCCCGATGATGCGCGCCAACGCTCGGTACGAAGGTGACTACCTGCTCGGCACCAGCATCGCCCGCCCCCTCATTTCCAAGCGCCTTGTCGAGATCGCGCATGAGACGGGCGCCGATGCGGTCGCTCACGGCGCGACCGGCAAGGGGAACGACCAGGTCCGCTTTGAACTCTCCGCCTATGCGCTCGACCCCAGCATCAAGGTGATCGCCCCGTGGCGCGAATGGGATCTGACCAGCCGCACCGCGCTCATCGCATGGGCCGAAGCGCACCAGATCGCCGTACCCAAGGACAAGCGCGGCGAAGCCCCCTTCTCCACTGACGCCAACCTGTTGCACACCTCGTCCGAGGGCAAAGTGCTGGAGGACCCGTGGGAGGAGACCCCGGACTACGTCTATTCGCGCACCGACCACCCAGAGAACGCGCCCGACACTCCCGAGTACATCGAGATCGGGTTCGAGCGCGGTGACGGCGTAACGCTGAACGGCCAAGCGATGAGCCCTGCCACCCTTCTCTCCGCTCTCAACGACCTTGGTCGCAGGCATGGTATCGGCCGGCTCGACCTTGTCGAGAACCGCTTTGTCGGCATGAAGTCGCGCGGCATGTACGAGACGCCGGGCGGCGAGATCTACGCCCGCGCTCATCGCGGTATCGAGCAGATCACTCTCGACCGGGGCGCGGCTCATCTCAAGGACGAGCTCATGCCCAAATATGCCGAGCTCATTTATAACGGCTTCTGGTTTGCGCCCGAGCGCGAGATGCTGCAGGCGGCGATCGACCTTAGCCAGGAGAAGGTGACCGGCACCGTCCGGCTCAAGCTTTACAAGGGTCAGGCAAGCGTCGTGGGCCGCAAATCGCCGCATTCGCTCTATTCCGAGGCACACGTCACTTTCGAGGACGATGCCGGCGCCTACGATCAGCACGATGCGGAAGGCTTCATCAAGCTCAACGCGCTGCGCCTGAAGCTGCTCGCCGGTCGGGATCGCAAGCGAGATTGAGCCTTTGGATTGCAGCGATCCGCTTTCGCCGCGAGTCGCCGTGAGTCGCGTGCGCAGCCGTTTCACAGAAGCGTAACATTCGAAAAGCTGCGCTTGCGCCTTGCTGCAATCGCAACGTCTCAATCATCCGCTGGTTCCCGGCGAGCAGTGTCAAATACGATGAACCGTTGACTTGTCCACCGCCCTCCACAGCTGATCTGGTGAAAAGTGGATAACCCGCTCTTGCCCGGCTTGCGAACCGAGCGATTCGAGCGCAGTTTCAACTTGTCTTCGGAACATGGAAGGCACTGATTGAAGCGCCGCAAGGCACTGAAAACCAGAGCAATTTGAGTTGCGAAGATACGGTGGCTGCTGTCCACGCGCTGTCTTAGAGGCGGTATGCAGAATGCTCACGCAGGAAGCAAACCGGCTTGTTTGAGGAAAGTGCGAAAGCGTTGTCATCGTTAAGGCTGCAATACCGGCAGGCGATAGCTGTAGGAAAGCGCTTTCGAGCAGGGACCGACAGTGTTTGAACCGCCCGCCACCAAGGGATTGCAGTCACGGCCTTCGTCAAGGGGCTGTTAGCGCAAGGGGAAGGCTTCGGCCGGATCCAGATCGCAGCAGTCACGAAGCAAGGTCGGATGCCGGTGCGAGCGCCGGTGACGAACCGCGAAGCAAGGCGGTGCAAGAACGGAAGAACCCGCAAGGGTTCTGAAGGAACAGCACAGCCGGACGCGGATGAGAAACCGGGCGCCAAGCGCGCAAACGGATGCAGAAGGCGAGGTTCGCCAAACCGGACGCAAAACCGATGCGACCACGCGCTGGTAAGAGTGGGGTCGGCAGCAATGCCGGCCCCATTTGCTTTTGCCCCTTCCGCCCCCGCCATTTCGCCCTGCTTCTTGTATCTTCGCCTACCGATTCGCCCCTTCCGCTCCTCACCTTCCACGCCGCACTGATCCTGCGATGCAGGCCACGTCGAGCACCCTTCGGCTCGCCGCAAATGCGCCCCGGATCGCGCCAGGCGGAGGCCGGCAAGCGCCGCTCGGAATGGCGCAGATTTGCCTTTTCCAGCTCCTCTCGTGTATCTGCCGGCTCCCATGAGACAGTCAGATCGCCTCCTGGACCCGCACCACCGACGGGCGCGCACCCCGCGCGCAGCTTCGCGTTTCGTGCTCGCCATGTGCCTCGCCAGCCTTCCGCTTGGCGCGTCAAGCGCGCAGGAGACGCTCTCTTTCCAGGCCAGTCCCGGCACCGGACAAAGCTTCGAAGAGGGTGCCGAGATCGTCCCCTTCGCGGCCCAGTTCACCGACTTGATCGAGCCGCTTGGCCCGGACCTTCAGAACCTCGACCTCATGGTTCCGCCAGACGCAGTCGACCTCGACACGTTCGAGCCGCCACGCGGTCCCACGATCCTTCGCAGCCTCGGCAGCGGGGTGGCGTCCTATTACGGTCGCCGCTTCCATGGCCGCCGCACCGCCAATGGCGAACGCTTCGATATGGGTGCGATGACGGCCGCACATAAGACCCTGCCCTTCGGCAGCCTTGTGCGCGTCACCAACACCCGTAACGGCAAGAGCGTGACCGTTCGCATCAACGACCGCGGCCCCTTTATCCGTGGGCGCACAATCGACCTCAGCCGCGCAGCAGCGCAAGAGATCGGCATGCTCTCACGCGGGCACGCAAGCGTTGAGATGGAGCTGCTGGCGCCCTGAGCGCCCCAGCGCCTGTCGGCCGCTCGCCCTCAGCTTCCCAACTGTCCGCGTATGGCACCCGCCGGAAATTCGGACGTGTGCACGTTGACGTAGTAGTCCTCGTGATCGCTCGCGATTGCGGCCAGCACCTCGCCATCGACTTGCGCGCAGGTCTCCTCGCCATCCTCGCCGGTCAGTTCAAGGACGACCACGGGCGGGCCGTTCTTGCCTTCCTTGCCCTTGTGGATGTGCGCCGCGGTGAACCCGTCCAGCTCTTCGACTTCGAGGTAGTAGCACAAGGTGCCCGTCTCCATGTCGATCTCGCCTGAGAAATCGCCGCTCGCATCCTCCCCCGCGCCCTGATGGCCAACCTCGTTGGCCCCGAACAGCGAGGCTCCGAGCGCGTGAAGATGTTCGTCGGCAAGAGCGGCAGGCGCCGCCACAATGCTCGCCCCCAACAAACCTGCGCCGCAAACGAGCGTGATACCCGGTTTATGCATCAGTCCCATCGTCTCTCTCTCCTTCACTAAGGAGCCTTCAAAATACGCCTCTTTTCTGAGTCGTGGAAGCCGGATTTGCCACCGGCCTCTGCGCCGTTACCGGGCTTTTTGGCATCCGCTCCGGTGACCTTCCACCATGCGGTGTCGCCCGCCTCGAAGGCGGCGAGTTGCAGCGCCTCGATCTCGTCGATCTCCTCCGGTTTGCTCGCCAGTGCGCTTGGCAACGGTGCATCATCGGGCCGCGCATCGTCCATCGCGCAAAGGCGTTCCTCAAGGCTTTCGATGTCGGGGGAGCAATACGCCTCTTCCTCCATGTCTTCTCCGACATCATCCGCGCCCTCTTGATCGAGCGCGCGATCAGAAGTGGACCGCATGTTACACGGTCCAGGCACAAACTGACCAAACGCATCCTCGCTCTCGTCCTCGGCGGTTTCGAATGCCTCGATCAGATCGTCAAATGAGCCTGCGACCACGGCGACATCCTCGCGCTCTGCCAGGCGGTCGAGCCGCGCGAGATGCGCGAGCAGCAGCCGGTCCGAATAACGCCGCCGCGTGGCTACGACCTCGCCGTGATAATAGACCTCCTCCTCAATCCCGTTCATTGCGCGGCTTGCAAGCAGATCCTCGGCCAGTTCGCGCGCGATCAGGAACGCTGCGTCCATCGCCGCGCGAAAAACGGGCGATGCGCGGCGCATTCGGTAAACGGTCTGGTGTGAGACCGCCGAAGCTTTCGCCGCCGCGCGAACCTCTCCGCAATCGGCGAGCTTGCGCAGGAAGCCCGCCTGCCGCTTGCGGGCAAAACGCAACTGGCCCGAAAAGTCGCTGTCGGGAGGCAACATCTCGATGAGGGCGGGCAGCGCCTCGGCTGCGGGGATGAAGGGGCGCGGGGTTTGTGCTGACATTTCTGGTGCTCCTTGAAGCGGAGCCAGACCAGCTACACACAAATGCGTGAGTAGGAAAATGCTGCTTGCCCTTCGTCTCAAAGGCGCAAGGGTCGGCGGTGAAACCATCGCGGGCAATTCCCCGCTGCATGAACGCGTGCCTTAAGTGTTCCTGCGTGGCCCCGCTGCCACGCTTGCTTTGAGATTGCGGGAGTATTGCGTCCCTCTCGGACGACCCACTTTAGCCGATCGCGAATCAGCCACCATGAACCAGCACTTCCCACCCCCCAGCGTCGTGCCGAGCGAGCTTGCTCCGGGCTCAGGCCAGGAGAACGAGGCGTTTACGCTCATCTTCAACAATTCGCCCTACGGCAAGATCATCATAGGTGAGGACGGCCAGATCACCGCTGTCAACGATATGGCTGTGAGACTATTCGGCTATGACAAGGCCGAGCTGATCGGCACCAGCATCGACCAGCTTCTTCCCGCACGATACCGCGAACAGCACGTCCGCCAGCGCGGGAGCTTCAATGCGGCCCCGTCTGCTCGCGTCATGGGCCATGGCCGCGACCTCACCGGCCTTCGCAAGGATGGGGTCGAGTTCCCGCTCGAAATCGGCCTCACCCCGTTCGAGACCAGCGAGGGCCCCATGACCTGCGCGGCTATCGTCGACATCACCGAACGCCAGCGCACCGAGCGCCGCCTGCGCGAAGTCAACGCGCAGCTCGAAGAGTTCACCTATGTCGCCTCGCACGACCTGCGCTCTCCCATTCGCGGCATCTCCAATCTCATTGAGTTTATCCGCGAGGATTTCGAGGACGGCCAGCTCGACGGGGTCCTCAAGAACATCGACCGCATGGAAGCCCGCGTCCACTCGGTCGAGAAACTCATCGACGACCTGCTCACCTATGCCCGCGCCGGCAACCGCGCGGTGCAGCTTGAACCCACCACCCTTTCCGAAATCCTTTCCGACATCATCGCGATCGAGGACATCCCGGACGGCTTCGCGGTCAAGG includes these proteins:
- a CDS encoding cyclopropane-fatty-acyl-phospholipid synthase family protein; this encodes MWLLDKFLTKAIKLGKLIVTNHDGKEYTYGPGGEYDPLVGGRPGPIRIRLTNKKAANHIVRYPQMGAGEAFMWGWLVVEEPHDIRDMILLVTMNAKRLGASSLKAKGPVRKAVQKVKAAVDGINLRSSARANAEHTYNLTRQLYERFLDEDRQYTMAYYREDDPTRTSLEQAQMDKKAHLASKLYLKRPEDNGGKRMRVLDIGCGWGGFALYLHKMYDCEVLGVALAPDQIAFSNERAKELGVDEHVKFELMDYRDVTGEFDRISSVGLLEHVGTIHYPQFFEHTNRLLKKDGVMISHCCGRSGAPGYTDAWTRKYIFPGGYIPALSELVTESEKNGWQVMDVEAMRFHYSHTLQEWYARTVMHQAEITEMYDEVFYRMWLFYLAGAEQSFRNGTMVNWQLQYVKDRSAIPMTREYMERESERLREIGEIPSWRFDPQLKEAAE
- a CDS encoding argininosuccinate synthase → MSEIKRVVLAYSGGLDTSVIAKWLSVERGLEVVTFTADLGQGEEIEPARDKARAMGIPDEHIFIEDLREEFVRDFVFPMMRANARYEGDYLLGTSIARPLISKRLVEIAHETGADAVAHGATGKGNDQVRFELSAYALDPSIKVIAPWREWDLTSRTALIAWAEAHQIAVPKDKRGEAPFSTDANLLHTSSEGKVLEDPWEETPDYVYSRTDHPENAPDTPEYIEIGFERGDGVTLNGQAMSPATLLSALNDLGRRHGIGRLDLVENRFVGMKSRGMYETPGGEIYARAHRGIEQITLDRGAAHLKDELMPKYAELIYNGFWFAPEREMLQAAIDLSQEKVTGTVRLKLYKGQASVVGRKSPHSLYSEAHVTFEDDAGAYDQHDAEGFIKLNALRLKLLAGRDRKRD
- a CDS encoding septal ring lytic transglycosylase RlpA family protein, encoding MRQSDRLLDPHHRRARTPRAASRFVLAMCLASLPLGASSAQETLSFQASPGTGQSFEEGAEIVPFAAQFTDLIEPLGPDLQNLDLMVPPDAVDLDTFEPPRGPTILRSLGSGVASYYGRRFHGRRTANGERFDMGAMTAAHKTLPFGSLVRVTNTRNGKSVTVRINDRGPFIRGRTIDLSRAAAQEIGMLSRGHASVEMELLAP
- a CDS encoding CHRD domain-containing protein — encoded protein: MGLMHKPGITLVCGAGLLGASIVAAPAALADEHLHALGASLFGANEVGHQGAGEDASGDFSGEIDMETGTLCYYLEVEELDGFTAAHIHKGKEGKNGPPVVVLELTGEDGEETCAQVDGEVLAAIASDHEDYYVNVHTSEFPAGAIRGQLGS
- a CDS encoding PAS domain-containing sensor histidine kinase; this translates as MNQHFPPPSVVPSELAPGSGQENEAFTLIFNNSPYGKIIIGEDGQITAVNDMAVRLFGYDKAELIGTSIDQLLPARYREQHVRQRGSFNAAPSARVMGHGRDLTGLRKDGVEFPLEIGLTPFETSEGPMTCAAIVDITERQRTERRLREVNAQLEEFTYVASHDLRSPIRGISNLIEFIREDFEDGQLDGVLKNIDRMEARVHSVEKLIDDLLTYARAGNRAVQLEPTTLSEILSDIIAIEDIPDGFAVKVEASDEPFDAARTPLTTVLRNLISNAIKHHDRDKGTVTVTAQMRKHECQIDIADDGPGIPENARERVFRLFQTLKASERGSSGLGLAVAQRLATGHGGALDLVPSITERGTTFRLTWPRFTRTDLNA